In the genome of Halobacteriovoraceae bacterium, one region contains:
- a CDS encoding biotin/lipoyl-binding protein: protein MMKKKINNELVEYQIHRTNSSLSIMIDDTEYKYELVYQDENSIVLKDSQNKLQKVFKSNHLLSINGESFEITSDKYILQGASEHHEGEMISPMPGKIVSVLVNKGQEVKRGDKLVIMEAMKMEHTILASEDGIVQEVFCRPGDQVDGGVELIGLKV, encoded by the coding sequence ATGATGAAAAAAAAGATCAATAATGAATTGGTAGAATATCAAATTCACAGAACAAACTCATCATTAAGTATTATGATTGATGATACAGAGTATAAATATGAGCTTGTCTATCAAGATGAAAATTCAATTGTTTTAAAAGACTCACAAAATAAACTTCAAAAGGTTTTTAAATCTAATCATCTCTTATCAATCAATGGCGAATCATTTGAAATCACTTCTGATAAATACATTTTACAAGGAGCTTCTGAACATCACGAAGGCGAAATGATCTCACCTATGCCTGGAAAAATCGTAAGCGTTCTTGTGAATAAAGGACAAGAAGTTAAAAGAGGTGATAAACTTGTCATCATGGAGGCCATGAAAATGGAGCACACCATTCTTGCAAGTGAAGATGGAATTGTTCAAGAAGTCTTTTGTCGACCAGGAGATCAAGTCGATGGGGGAGTTGAGTTGATAGGACTCAAAGTGTAA
- a CDS encoding choice-of-anchor D domain-containing protein, translating into MRSIISKIQLINIFSFILITAILSSCGKSSIHAVPFINTTSEANETISLSQSIVDFGSVGAGINKNDPIVIENNTNSAIQIGSVSITGADNSEFTIASDSCTSQTIPPGGQCTISIESNPSASPGQKSANVDISITSSSSNLEVPISMDISSSSPPTAASNASISAPSDTTTSITLNSATSVEGNPISYTLEQAPSHGQLVDCMNQSGSTGSDDLTCNYIPNSGFIGSDSFTYRANDGLDSNATTYSLNISSIAVISDYKSDTGEDFFIKDTLIDSAGNQYYLGVAPSNAPSYIIWKYDSNGNLDTSFSGDGKMSVSPVSGVLNAKGMIFDASENIYVYGHVTPSSFSYATIWKIDTSTGQLDTSFNGTGIWTTAINPSAIYDLIIDQNNKLVFTYHYYDFANFNLYFDKLNLDGTDDVGFSPVLIGATSSGSTYTYLVEDTSGNLYIRFNWTVYKYNSSGALDTSFGTSGHYKYTFLTTSNEYDMILHNDKLYIPGNDGYVYSINLDGTANTDFDSDGKILYQLNYTGFNANSKITYLKIIPDGNGNFYAVGYVSGTLHTSGFGHLIVSKFDTSGTLDTNFGESGHLFKIAGDSVQTNDDFNGGWSASYKSSDSTLYIGGRYNNYAMTWKLK; encoded by the coding sequence ATGAGAAGTATTATAAGCAAAATACAATTAATCAATATCTTTAGCTTCATCCTAATCACAGCTATCTTGTCCTCTTGTGGAAAGAGTTCAATTCACGCAGTTCCATTTATCAACACTACCTCTGAAGCAAATGAAACCATATCACTCTCACAATCTATTGTTGATTTTGGATCAGTTGGTGCAGGCATAAATAAAAATGATCCAATTGTGATTGAAAATAACACCAACAGTGCAATTCAGATTGGATCTGTTAGTATAACTGGTGCAGATAATTCTGAGTTTACGATTGCTTCAGATTCATGTACATCTCAAACCATCCCACCAGGAGGACAATGTACTATTTCAATAGAATCTAATCCGTCTGCTTCACCTGGACAAAAAAGTGCGAACGTAGATATTTCTATCACTTCTTCATCTTCAAATTTAGAAGTACCTATCAGTATGGATATTTCAAGTAGCTCACCTCCAACTGCAGCAAGCAATGCCAGTATTAGCGCTCCAAGTGATACGACAACTTCAATTACTCTTAACTCAGCTACCTCTGTGGAAGGAAACCCAATATCCTACACTCTTGAACAAGCTCCAAGTCATGGGCAGCTGGTTGATTGTATGAATCAATCAGGTTCTACCGGTAGTGATGACTTAACATGTAATTATATTCCAAATTCAGGTTTCATCGGATCTGACTCTTTTACATACCGAGCAAATGATGGTCTTGACTCAAATGCAACAACCTACAGTTTAAACATTTCTTCAATTGCTGTTATTTCTGATTATAAAAGTGATACAGGTGAAGACTTTTTTATCAAAGATACGTTAATTGATTCAGCTGGAAATCAATATTATCTTGGAGTTGCACCTTCAAATGCACCTTCTTATATTATTTGGAAATATGACAGCAATGGCAATTTAGATACTTCATTCAGTGGTGATGGAAAGATGTCGGTATCACCAGTGTCAGGCGTATTAAACGCTAAAGGTATGATTTTTGATGCCAGTGAAAATATTTATGTGTATGGGCACGTCACACCTAGTTCATTTTCTTACGCGACTATTTGGAAAATAGACACTTCAACTGGCCAATTAGATACCAGTTTCAATGGAACTGGTATCTGGACAACAGCAATCAATCCTTCTGCCATTTATGATCTCATCATAGATCAAAATAATAAGCTTGTATTTACTTATCATTATTATGATTTCGCAAATTTTAATCTTTATTTTGATAAATTAAATCTAGATGGGACTGATGATGTAGGTTTTTCCCCTGTCTTAATCGGTGCGACTTCAAGTGGCTCAACCTACACTTACTTGGTTGAAGATACTTCCGGAAACTTATATATACGTTTTAATTGGACAGTCTATAAATATAACAGCAGTGGTGCCTTAGATACAAGTTTTGGAACTTCAGGACACTATAAATACACTTTTTTAACAACCTCAAATGAGTATGATATGATTCTCCATAATGATAAATTATATATCCCCGGAAATGATGGATATGTGTATAGTATAAATCTCGATGGAACCGCTAACACCGACTTCGATTCGGATGGTAAGATCCTTTATCAATTGAACTACACAGGGTTTAATGCAAACAGTAAAATTACCTATTTGAAAATTATCCCTGATGGAAATGGAAATTTTTATGCAGTTGGATATGTAAGTGGTACGCTACACACCTCCGGTTTCGGGCATTTAATCGTTTCAAAATTTGATA
- a CDS encoding enoyl-CoA hydratase/isomerase family protein yields MNKFIEVIQNSGVVTISLNRPEIHNAFNSEMIGQLIKVFKDIETNKEVRAVVLTGNGKSFCAGADLNWMSEMIHFSQEENLIDSLKLANLFKQINHCPVPIIGKINGSALGGGVGLCAVCDYVVAIENASFGFTEVKLGLIPAVISPYVISKIGESNARNLFLSGKRFNTTLAKQIGLIHEVASSDTDLNNFVNEYIKEVLSSGPEAVKSAKSLIKSVINIRHDGEEALNQFTSEFIAKVRTRNEGQEGMKALLEKRRPNWRSSDESY; encoded by the coding sequence ATGAACAAATTTATCGAAGTTATTCAAAATAGCGGTGTTGTCACAATTTCACTCAATAGACCTGAGATACACAATGCTTTCAATAGTGAGATGATTGGCCAATTAATCAAAGTATTCAAGGATATCGAAACTAACAAAGAAGTTAGAGCTGTTGTCTTAACTGGCAATGGGAAGTCATTTTGTGCTGGAGCAGATCTCAATTGGATGTCTGAAATGATTCACTTTTCTCAAGAAGAAAATCTCATCGATAGTTTGAAACTTGCAAATCTTTTTAAGCAAATTAATCATTGTCCGGTACCTATTATAGGTAAAATCAACGGTTCTGCCTTGGGTGGCGGAGTTGGACTGTGTGCAGTTTGTGACTATGTCGTTGCAATTGAAAACGCTAGTTTTGGATTCACAGAAGTTAAACTTGGACTTATTCCTGCAGTGATTTCACCCTACGTCATTAGTAAAATTGGTGAATCGAATGCGAGAAATCTATTTTTATCTGGAAAGCGTTTTAACACGACATTGGCAAAACAAATTGGTCTAATCCATGAGGTTGCCAGTAGTGATACCGACCTCAATAATTTTGTGAATGAATATATAAAAGAAGTACTATCTTCTGGCCCTGAAGCTGTAAAAAGTGCAAAGTCCCTCATTAAAAGTGTCATTAATATTCGACACGATGGAGAAGAGGCCCTGAATCAATTTACGAGCGAGTTTATTGCCAAAGTAAGAACGCGCAATGAAGGACAAGAAGGTATGAAAGCGCTTTTAGAAAAAAGAAGACCAAACTGGAGATCTTCAGATGAAAGCTATTAA
- a CDS encoding methylcrotonoyl-CoA carboxylase — protein sequence MDVISRPVDKNSKQFKENKAYNVNLVNSLKEALEKVKLGGGEKYVQKHRDRKKLLPRERIERIIDEESPFLELSPLAAHCLYHDDVPAAGIVCGIGRVHGVECMFIANDATVKGGTYFPMTVKKHLRAQKIALENRLPCIYLVDSGGAFLPMQDEVFPDENHFGRIFYNQAQMSAAGIPQIAIVCGSCTAGGAYVPAMSDETVIVKKNGTIFLAGPPLVKAATGEEVTAEELGGAKVHTHESGVADYFAEDEEHALHLGRNIIENLNYKSEGGLLGQKDNSNFEEPLYPIDDIYGILSKDTKIPFDVREIIARLVDGSKFSEFKKNFGTTLVCGFANIYGQKIGIVANNGILFSESAVKGAHFIELCGQRKIPLVFLQNITGFMVGKKYESEGIARHGAKMVTAVSTVSVPKFTVIIGGSFGAGNYGMCGRAYSPRFLWMWPNARISVMGGEQAAGVLTTVRQGSLSHSGKAEMTKEEVDEFQKPILEKYEREGSAYYSSARLWDDGIIDPIDTRKVLGLAISASLNAKIEKTNFGIFRM from the coding sequence ATGGACGTGATTTCGAGGCCCGTTGATAAAAATTCAAAACAGTTTAAAGAAAATAAGGCCTACAATGTTAATTTAGTCAATTCTTTAAAGGAAGCACTAGAAAAAGTTAAATTAGGTGGTGGTGAAAAATATGTTCAAAAACATAGAGATCGCAAAAAACTACTTCCAAGGGAGAGAATAGAAAGAATTATCGACGAGGAATCACCTTTTTTAGAATTATCCCCACTTGCAGCACACTGCCTATATCATGATGATGTTCCTGCTGCAGGCATCGTTTGTGGAATCGGGAGAGTACACGGGGTTGAATGTATGTTTATAGCAAATGACGCAACAGTAAAAGGGGGGACTTACTTTCCAATGACTGTTAAAAAACATCTAAGGGCCCAAAAGATTGCCCTTGAAAACAGACTTCCCTGTATCTATCTTGTAGATTCAGGTGGAGCATTTCTACCTATGCAAGATGAAGTCTTTCCTGATGAGAACCATTTTGGGCGTATTTTTTATAATCAAGCTCAAATGTCTGCTGCAGGAATCCCCCAAATTGCTATCGTTTGTGGCTCTTGTACTGCCGGAGGGGCCTATGTTCCAGCAATGAGTGATGAAACAGTTATTGTTAAAAAAAATGGAACAATTTTTTTAGCTGGCCCTCCTCTCGTCAAGGCCGCGACTGGTGAAGAAGTAACTGCTGAAGAACTTGGCGGGGCCAAAGTTCATACCCATGAAAGTGGCGTCGCAGATTATTTTGCTGAAGATGAAGAACATGCGCTTCATTTAGGTCGAAATATTATAGAAAACTTGAATTACAAGTCTGAAGGTGGCCTTTTAGGTCAGAAAGATAATTCCAATTTTGAAGAACCACTATACCCAATTGATGATATTTATGGAATTCTCTCTAAAGATACAAAAATACCTTTTGATGTTCGTGAAATTATCGCTCGCCTAGTTGATGGATCAAAGTTTAGTGAATTCAAAAAAAATTTCGGCACTACTTTAGTATGTGGTTTTGCAAATATATACGGGCAAAAAATTGGAATTGTCGCTAATAATGGAATCCTCTTTAGTGAAAGTGCAGTAAAAGGTGCACATTTTATTGAGCTCTGTGGACAAAGGAAAATACCTCTCGTGTTTTTACAAAATATAACTGGTTTCATGGTTGGGAAAAAATACGAATCCGAAGGTATCGCAAGACATGGCGCCAAAATGGTCACGGCCGTTTCAACTGTGAGTGTACCAAAATTTACAGTTATCATCGGAGGATCCTTTGGCGCCGGAAACTATGGAATGTGCGGTCGTGCTTATTCTCCACGATTTCTTTGGATGTGGCCAAACGCCCGAATTTCAGTAATGGGAGGGGAGCAAGCTGCAGGAGTTCTTACAACTGTTCGCCAAGGATCTTTGTCCCATAGTGGAAAAGCAGAGATGACAAAAGAAGAAGTTGATGAATTTCAAAAACCAATTTTAGAAAAATATGAACGAGAAGGAAGCGCTTACTATAGTAGTGCTCGCCTTTGGGATGATGGTATTATTGATCCAATTGACACCAGAAAAGTTCTAGGTCTGGCCATTAGTGCCTCTTTGAATGCCAAAATAGAAAAAACCAATTTCGGAATATTTAGGATGTAA
- a CDS encoding ATP-grasp domain-containing protein → MKAIKRILIANRAEIALRVMRTCRAMGIETVTIFHEDEIGLPHTFEADYSICLGNGELKETYLNISKIINIAKDFKVDAIHPGYGFLSENAEFAAQVVKAGIIFIGPRPENIVIMGDKKTSKLALEKINAPLIPGYHGDNQDSKFLKEQAKKIGIPVLIKASAGGGGKGMKIVERIEDFLPQLESAKREALKAFGDDTVLIEKYIQNPRHIEVQIVSDNHGQHFHFYERECSIQRRHQKIIEETPSMALDDSLRKKICESAVEMAKGINYLGAGTVEFILSPDNEFFFLEMNTRLQVEHPITEEVTGFDLVELQIKIAKGVKLNLKQKDIKQKGHALEVRVYAEDPDNNFLPTVGKISYLGKSEHCRLDIGIKSGNQVLLNFDPMLGKIITHGNTRTQAINKMKKALTEIPFLGTKTNIQYLLRILDHPNFKEAETYTSFVETHKSDLLPAKLNNEQLSLALAAFHLSEKESQKLCIEKRDDIWEKLNSFRNA, encoded by the coding sequence ATGAAAGCTATTAAAAGAATTCTCATTGCAAACCGAGCTGAAATTGCTTTAAGGGTGATGAGAACTTGCAGAGCAATGGGAATTGAAACAGTTACAATATTTCATGAAGATGAAATCGGACTTCCTCATACATTTGAAGCAGATTATTCTATTTGTTTGGGAAATGGAGAACTCAAAGAGACCTATTTAAATATTTCAAAAATCATAAATATTGCAAAAGATTTTAAGGTAGATGCTATTCATCCAGGTTATGGTTTTTTATCTGAAAATGCAGAATTTGCAGCACAGGTCGTTAAGGCCGGAATCATATTCATAGGGCCAAGACCTGAAAATATTGTCATTATGGGTGATAAAAAGACTTCAAAACTTGCTCTTGAAAAAATAAATGCACCACTCATACCTGGTTATCATGGCGATAATCAAGACAGTAAGTTCTTAAAAGAACAAGCGAAAAAAATTGGTATACCTGTTCTAATAAAGGCCTCCGCTGGTGGAGGTGGGAAAGGGATGAAGATCGTCGAGCGGATTGAAGATTTTTTACCTCAGCTTGAAAGCGCAAAACGAGAGGCCCTAAAAGCATTTGGTGATGATACTGTATTAATCGAAAAATATATTCAAAATCCTAGACATATAGAAGTTCAAATAGTCTCAGACAATCATGGACAACATTTTCATTTTTATGAAAGAGAATGTTCTATTCAAAGAAGACACCAAAAAATTATTGAAGAAACACCTTCCATGGCCCTTGATGATTCACTCAGAAAAAAGATCTGTGAATCCGCAGTTGAAATGGCCAAAGGAATAAATTATCTTGGTGCCGGAACGGTTGAGTTTATTTTATCTCCAGACAATGAATTTTTCTTTTTAGAAATGAATACGAGATTGCAAGTTGAGCACCCGATTACAGAAGAAGTGACAGGGTTTGATTTAGTTGAGTTACAAATTAAAATTGCTAAAGGAGTAAAACTTAATCTCAAGCAAAAAGATATCAAACAAAAGGGACATGCACTTGAAGTAAGGGTCTACGCTGAAGACCCGGATAATAATTTTTTGCCTACTGTTGGTAAGATTTCATATTTAGGTAAAAGTGAACATTGTAGATTAGACATTGGTATAAAATCTGGTAATCAAGTACTTTTAAATTTCGATCCAATGCTTGGGAAAATTATTACTCATGGAAATACAAGAACACAGGCCATAAATAAAATGAAAAAGGCCCTCACTGAAATTCCATTTTTAGGGACAAAAACAAATATTCAATACCTCTTAAGGATTTTAGATCATCCTAATTTCAAAGAGGCAGAAACATATACAAGTTTTGTTGAAACACATAAAAGTGATCTTTTGCCAGCTAAGTTAAATAATGAACAACTCTCTCTCGCTCTTGCTGCTTTTCATCTTTCAGAAAAAGAAAGTCAAAAATTGTGTATCGAAAAAAGAGACGACATTTGGGAAAAACTGAACTCATTTAGGAATGCATGA
- a CDS encoding hydroxymethylglutaryl-CoA lyase — protein MDFNRFPKEVTIIEVGARDGLQNEKKSISTEKKVEFINGLLDSGITEIEITSFVRPNKIPQLSDATEVYTQLKPRIKKEKIRGICLIPNLKGMENAVGCNVKSIALFTATSNEFNKKNINATIEESKIRIKEVCQMARENSIEMRGYISTVFGCPYEGETSFKNLVDLCQFFKSEGVQEVSLGDTTGIARPKQVSQYLDDLLKEFDKDYFSMHFHDTYSLALPNTLISLEKGITRFDSSAGGLGGCPYARGATGNLATEDLVYFLQKLGVNCGVDLEKLTQASERIIEEIKKISMSKVHNTLTK, from the coding sequence ATGGATTTTAATCGTTTTCCTAAAGAAGTCACAATTATTGAAGTGGGGGCCAGAGATGGCCTACAAAATGAAAAAAAATCCATTTCAACTGAAAAAAAAGTCGAGTTTATCAATGGACTTTTAGATAGTGGGATAACAGAAATAGAAATCACTAGCTTTGTAAGACCCAATAAAATTCCTCAACTATCTGATGCTACAGAGGTCTACACTCAACTGAAGCCTAGAATCAAAAAAGAAAAAATCAGAGGGATCTGTTTAATTCCTAATTTAAAAGGAATGGAAAATGCCGTTGGTTGTAATGTGAAATCAATTGCACTATTTACGGCCACAAGTAATGAGTTCAATAAAAAAAACATTAACGCAACAATTGAAGAATCAAAGATTCGAATTAAAGAAGTCTGTCAAATGGCCAGGGAAAATTCAATTGAGATGCGAGGCTATATCTCTACCGTGTTTGGGTGCCCCTACGAGGGAGAAACATCATTTAAGAATTTAGTCGATTTATGTCAATTTTTTAAATCCGAAGGTGTTCAAGAAGTATCACTCGGAGACACGACAGGCATTGCAAGACCAAAGCAGGTAAGTCAATATCTAGATGATTTACTGAAAGAATTTGATAAAGATTATTTCTCTATGCATTTCCACGATACTTACTCACTAGCACTTCCCAATACACTTATCTCTCTCGAAAAAGGAATCACTCGATTTGACTCTTCTGCTGGAGGATTAGGTGGCTGCCCTTACGCTAGGGGAGCAACTGGAAACTTAGCGACTGAAGATCTTGTCTATTTTCTTCAAAAACTAGGTGTCAATTGTGGAGTAGATCTTGAAAAACTTACCCAAGCATCAGAAAGAATTATCGAAGAAATTAAAAAAATATCTATGTCTAAAGTACATAACACTCTAACAAAGTAG